Proteins from a genomic interval of Anomalospiza imberbis isolate Cuckoo-Finch-1a 21T00152 chromosome 18, ASM3175350v1, whole genome shotgun sequence:
- the RANBP1 gene encoding ran-specific GTPase-activating protein isoform X1, protein MMDYPPGCAACTDGYNEAHEEHDTSTENADDSNHDPQFEPIVSLPEQEIKTLEEDEEELFKMRAKLFRFASENDLPEWKERGTGDVKLLKHKEKGTIRLLMRRDKTLKICANHYITPLMELKPNAGSDRAWVWNTHADFADESPKPELLAIRFLNAENAQKFKAKFEECRNEVGKTAKKAGTDKNDSADKVAEKLEELSVKEESKESEKKETKEKTEEKQ, encoded by the exons ATGATGGATTACCCTCCGGGATGTGCTGCTTGCACAGATGGATACAAT gaAGCACATGAGGAACATGATACTTCTACTGAAAATGCAGATGACTCTAACCACGATCCTCAGTTTGAGCCCATCGTTTCCCTTCCAgagcaagaaataaaaactctggaagaggatgaggaagaaCTCTTTAAGAT GCGAGCGAAGCTCTTCCGGTTTGCATCTGAGAATGACCTTCCAGAATGGAAAGAACGAGGAACTGGTGATGTGAAACTCCTGAAACACAAGGAGAAGGGAACAATTCGCCTCCTCATGAGGAGGGATAAAACCCTTAAAATCTGTGCAAACCATTACA TCACACCCTTAATGGAGCTGAAGCCTAACGCAGGGAGCGACAGGGCGTGGGTCTGGAACACACATGCTGACTTTGCAGATGAAAGCCCCAAGCCCGAACTTCTGGCAATCCGATTTCTAAACGCAGAGA ATGCACAGAAATTCAAGGCAAAATTTGAAGAATGCAGGAATGAAGTAGGCAAGACGGCAAAGAAAG CAGGCACAGACAAAAATGATAGTGCTGATAAAGTTGCTGAAAAACTAGAAGAGCTTTCTGTAAAGGAAGAGAGCAAAGAATCTGAGAAGAAAGAGACCAAggaaaaaactgaagaaaagcaataa
- the RANBP1 gene encoding ran-specific GTPase-activating protein isoform X2: MADTAEAHEEHDTSTENADDSNHDPQFEPIVSLPEQEIKTLEEDEEELFKMRAKLFRFASENDLPEWKERGTGDVKLLKHKEKGTIRLLMRRDKTLKICANHYITPLMELKPNAGSDRAWVWNTHADFADESPKPELLAIRFLNAENAQKFKAKFEECRNEVGKTAKKAGTDKNDSADKVAEKLEELSVKEESKESEKKETKEKTEEKQ; this comes from the exons ATGGCGGACACGGCG gaAGCACATGAGGAACATGATACTTCTACTGAAAATGCAGATGACTCTAACCACGATCCTCAGTTTGAGCCCATCGTTTCCCTTCCAgagcaagaaataaaaactctggaagaggatgaggaagaaCTCTTTAAGAT GCGAGCGAAGCTCTTCCGGTTTGCATCTGAGAATGACCTTCCAGAATGGAAAGAACGAGGAACTGGTGATGTGAAACTCCTGAAACACAAGGAGAAGGGAACAATTCGCCTCCTCATGAGGAGGGATAAAACCCTTAAAATCTGTGCAAACCATTACA TCACACCCTTAATGGAGCTGAAGCCTAACGCAGGGAGCGACAGGGCGTGGGTCTGGAACACACATGCTGACTTTGCAGATGAAAGCCCCAAGCCCGAACTTCTGGCAATCCGATTTCTAAACGCAGAGA ATGCACAGAAATTCAAGGCAAAATTTGAAGAATGCAGGAATGAAGTAGGCAAGACGGCAAAGAAAG CAGGCACAGACAAAAATGATAGTGCTGATAAAGTTGCTGAAAAACTAGAAGAGCTTTCTGTAAAGGAAGAGAGCAAAGAATCTGAGAAGAAAGAGACCAAggaaaaaactgaagaaaagcaataa
- the RANBP1 gene encoding ran-specific GTPase-activating protein isoform X3, producing MRAKLFRFASENDLPEWKERGTGDVKLLKHKEKGTIRLLMRRDKTLKICANHYITPLMELKPNAGSDRAWVWNTHADFADESPKPELLAIRFLNAENAQKFKAKFEECRNEVGKTAKKAGTDKNDSADKVAEKLEELSVKEESKESEKKETKEKTEEKQ from the exons AT GCGAGCGAAGCTCTTCCGGTTTGCATCTGAGAATGACCTTCCAGAATGGAAAGAACGAGGAACTGGTGATGTGAAACTCCTGAAACACAAGGAGAAGGGAACAATTCGCCTCCTCATGAGGAGGGATAAAACCCTTAAAATCTGTGCAAACCATTACA TCACACCCTTAATGGAGCTGAAGCCTAACGCAGGGAGCGACAGGGCGTGGGTCTGGAACACACATGCTGACTTTGCAGATGAAAGCCCCAAGCCCGAACTTCTGGCAATCCGATTTCTAAACGCAGAGA ATGCACAGAAATTCAAGGCAAAATTTGAAGAATGCAGGAATGAAGTAGGCAAGACGGCAAAGAAAG CAGGCACAGACAAAAATGATAGTGCTGATAAAGTTGCTGAAAAACTAGAAGAGCTTTCTGTAAAGGAAGAGAGCAAAGAATCTGAGAAGAAAGAGACCAAggaaaaaactgaagaaaagcaataa
- the TRMT2A gene encoding tRNA (uracil-5-)-methyltransferase homolog A, with amino-acid sequence MAEEGERCDPDRHAAPAAEAGDGAEPESQAGEDPAESPDVYRYIKGDLFTSEIYKVEIQNLPKYIGFNDVKKFLAKYGLNPHKIKLFGKQTFAFVTFKSEEERDKAMRVLHGALWKSRHLSVRLAKPKADPIAKKRKQEEDSEQGEAKRPAPCGEEPLSKRIADVVTPLWNVPYEAQLAQKKQECEQVLQKLTKEIGNNNRALLPWLFLQKQKFNKLCCPVEGVKASPLQTEYRNKCEFLIGIGVNQEDKTVGCRLGKYKGGTCAVVEPFDTIHIPAIAKKVVKAFQDYIRSTPYSVYSPETYEGHWKQLTVRTSRNGHIMAIAYFNPQKLSKEELADLKISLAKYFTEGMGKSSGVTSLYFVEEGQRKSPNLEDLPLEHVAGDKYIYEELLGLKFRISPHAFFQVNTQAAEVLYTAIGEWAQLNQESTVLDICCGTGTIGISLAKRVKKVIGIELCQEAVQDAKANAQINELNNIEFYCGKAEDIVPSLMNVLAPQNLITIVDPPRAGLHSKVILALRRAEHLKKLIYVSCNPRAAMNNFVDLCRAPSNRVKGASFRPVRAMAVDLFPQTRHCELLIFFERLEYANGSSAAAAPAASEIPAAARGTEGADGISPAASEGSRAAAGHGDCSPGEGSP; translated from the exons ATGGCGGAGGAAGGCGAGCGCTGCGACCCCGACCGCCACGCGGCTCCTGCGGCGGAGGCTGGAGATGGGGCTGAGCCCGAGAGCCAGGCCGGGGAAGACCCCGCGGAGAGCCCCGACGTATACAGATACATTAAGGGAGACTTGTTCACCTCCGAGATTTATAAAGTAGAGATACAGAACCTGCCCAAATACATCGGGTTTAATGATGTGAAAAAGTTCCTTGCCAAGTACGGGCTCAATCCTCACAAGATAAAGCTCTTCGGGAAGCAGACGTTCGCCTTCGTGACGTTCAAGAGCGAGGAGGAGCGGGACAAGGCCATGCGGGTGCTGCACGGCGCGCTCTGGAAGAGCCGCCACCTCAGCGTGCGCCTGGCCAAGCCCAAGGCCGACCCCATCGCCAAGAAGAGGAAGCAAGAGGAGGATTCGGAGCAGGGAGAGGCGAAGCGTCCGGCTCCCTGCGGAGAGGAGCCCCTGAGCAAGCGGATCGCGGATGTGGTGACCCCGCTGTGGAACGTGCCCTACGAGGCGCAGCTGGCCCAGAAGAAGCAGGAGTGCGAACAAGTGCTGCAGAAGCTGACAAA GGAAATAGGAAATAACAACAGAGCTTTACTACCCTGGTTGTTCCTGCAGAAGCAGAAGTTTAATAAATTATGTTGCCCAGTGGAGGGAGTGAAAGCATCACCCTTGCAG ACTGAATATCGCAACAAATGTGAGTTCTTGATTGGGATTGGTGTAAATCAAGAAGACAAAACTGTGGGTTGTCGTCTTGGCAAATATAAGGGTGGTACATGTGCTGTAGTGGAGCCATTTGATACTATTCACATTCCTGCTATTGCCAAAAAAGTAGTAAAAGCTTTCCAAGACTACATAAG GTCAACTCCTTACTCAGTGTACAGCCCCGAAACCTACGAAGGGCACTGGAAACAGCTCACGGTCCGCACCAGCCGCAATGGCCACATCATGGCAATTGCTTATTTCAATCCTCAG AAATTGAGTAAAGAAGAGCTAGCTGACCTGAAAATCTCTCTGGCAAAATACTTCACAGAAGGGATGGGAAAGAGCAGTGGTGTTACTTCCCTGTACTTTGTGGAGGAAGGACAGAG GAAATCTCCCAATCTAGAAGACTTGCCTTTGGAGCATGTGGCTGGTGATAAGTACATATATGAAGAACTCCTTGGCCTAAAATTTAGAATTTCTCCTCATGCATTTTTTCAA GTGAACACACAAGCTGCAGAAGTGTTGTACACTGCCATTGGGGAGTGGGCACAACTGAACCAAGAGAGCACCGTGCTGGACATCTGTTGTGGGACAGGAACCATTGGGATTTCTTTAGCAAAG AGAGTGAAGAAGGTAATTGGAATTGAGCTCTGTCAGGAAGCTGTGCAGGATGCCAAAGCAAATGCTCAGATTAATG AACTGAATAATATTGAATTTTATTGTGGGAAGGCAGAAGATATTGTTCCTTCCCTAATGAACGTTTTAGCTCCTCAGAACCTGATCACAATTGTAGATCCACCCCGAGCAGGGCTGC ATTCCAAGGTAATTCTTGCCCTTAGAAGAGCTGAACATCTGAAGAAGCTCATCTATGTCTCCTGTAATCCCAGAGCTGCAATGAATAACTTTGTGGA CCTGTGCCGGGCCCCTTCCAACAGGGTGAAAGGAGCCTCTTTCCGGCCGGTGAGAGCCATGGCTGTGGATCTGTTCCCTCAGACCAGGCACTGTGAGTTACTGATCTTCTTTGAGCGGCTGGAATACGCCaatggcagctctgcagcagcagcacctgctgccAGCGAGATCCCAGCAGCAGCCCGTGGCACCGAGGGCGCGGATGGTatcagcccagcagccagcgAGGGGAGCCGGGCAGCTGCTGGCCACGGGGACTGCAGTCCAGGAGAGGGCTCACCTTAA